The Silvanigrella paludirubra genome contains a region encoding:
- a CDS encoding Lon protease family protein, producing MKKTKTTDTATSLTQKILEQREKNFPVNLKIQKSTQRFRRLSTEEVYRTCDQKLVEIDKHKKSEPNYDIISQVRAVRAITLGLGIQKPGYNIYVAGVQGTGKTSVIRSFLKKTAERCPTPGDWIYVYNFKNPESPHTMELKTGIAKRFKKQMDELMEQLTVELVDAFQSEEYETNVNSTVNASNEKKAKLFSELEKAAKAKNFGVKSTRMGIVTVPIIEGKPLSEKDYSELNDEQKEKIEAERNLLEPEVLDFARKVRSIENDTKNKLEELQSELGDYVVSQALIPFLKEYESQKNVLEYLDEVKKHLLENLNDFLPDEDDSETEGEESVAPTSYHLKKGDPHLPYRINVFVDNTEIKGAPIIIENNPTFYNLFGKIEKNIEYGVYTTDFKMIKAGSLARANGGYLVLNALDVLRAPQVWDTLKRVLKNQKLFIEDLGEQYSILATSGLRPEPIPLNVKIILIGSDWIYRMLYQHDEDFNKIFKIKADFDAQMDRSQKTIQDYVEFISTRTKVENLLPFDESGIAAIVEFGSRIVDDQDKLTTRFSLIKDITIEADFMAKESKSKKVTRSDVEKAVEERYSRSSAIEDHIIEMLERKDIIISTTSRRVGEINGLAVYSLGDLSFGVPTRITCRTYKGKPGILNIERDASLSGKLHNKGVSILTSWINANFAKKSPANIAATICFEQNYNGVDGDSATLAELCLILSTIANIPIDQGIGVTGSVNQFGEVQPIGGVNEKVEGFFKTCKLHGLTGRHGCIIPVQNIKHLMLNREVREAIEKEQFHIWPVSKVEEAFELLTGFHAGHWDEKKSRFEEGSAFDKIYKMLHQKSEEKKAKEKSVTKKKPVKKTKVASKKPVRKKTAK from the coding sequence ATGAAAAAAACTAAAACTACCGATACAGCAACCTCACTCACTCAAAAAATTCTTGAGCAAAGAGAGAAAAATTTTCCTGTTAATTTAAAAATCCAAAAAAGCACACAACGTTTTCGCCGTCTCTCCACTGAAGAAGTTTACCGTACTTGCGATCAAAAACTTGTTGAAATTGATAAACATAAAAAATCAGAACCCAACTATGACATTATTTCTCAAGTAAGAGCCGTAAGAGCAATTACTCTTGGCTTGGGAATCCAAAAACCTGGCTACAATATTTATGTTGCGGGTGTTCAAGGAACAGGCAAAACAAGTGTTATCCGTTCCTTTCTTAAAAAAACTGCGGAACGTTGCCCAACTCCAGGCGATTGGATTTATGTTTATAATTTTAAAAATCCGGAATCTCCGCATACAATGGAATTAAAAACAGGAATTGCAAAACGATTTAAAAAACAAATGGATGAGTTAATGGAACAACTCACCGTTGAACTTGTTGATGCTTTTCAATCCGAAGAATATGAAACAAATGTAAATTCAACTGTAAATGCAAGCAATGAAAAAAAAGCAAAATTATTTAGTGAACTTGAAAAAGCAGCAAAAGCAAAAAACTTTGGAGTAAAATCGACACGAATGGGTATTGTTACGGTACCTATCATTGAAGGAAAACCTTTAAGTGAAAAAGATTATTCCGAATTAAATGATGAACAAAAAGAAAAAATAGAAGCAGAGAGAAATCTGCTAGAACCTGAAGTTCTAGATTTTGCGCGTAAAGTAAGATCTATTGAAAATGATACCAAAAATAAATTAGAAGAACTGCAATCCGAATTAGGTGATTATGTTGTCAGTCAAGCATTAATTCCTTTTCTTAAAGAATATGAATCTCAAAAAAATGTTCTTGAATATTTAGACGAAGTTAAAAAACATTTATTAGAAAATTTAAATGATTTTTTACCAGATGAAGATGATTCTGAAACAGAAGGTGAAGAATCCGTCGCTCCCACTTCTTATCATTTAAAAAAGGGAGATCCTCATCTTCCTTATCGCATCAATGTTTTTGTTGATAATACAGAAATAAAAGGTGCTCCAATCATCATAGAAAATAATCCAACCTTTTATAATTTGTTTGGTAAGATTGAAAAAAATATTGAATATGGTGTTTACACAACTGATTTTAAAATGATTAAAGCAGGATCATTAGCACGTGCTAATGGTGGTTACCTTGTTCTAAATGCTTTAGATGTATTACGTGCGCCTCAAGTATGGGATACTTTAAAACGTGTTCTCAAAAACCAAAAACTTTTTATCGAAGACTTAGGTGAACAATACAGTATTTTAGCTACAAGCGGTTTAAGACCTGAGCCTATTCCATTAAATGTTAAAATTATTTTAATTGGATCAGACTGGATTTACCGAATGCTTTATCAACATGATGAAGATTTTAATAAAATTTTCAAAATTAAAGCCGATTTTGATGCCCAAATGGACCGCTCACAAAAGACCATTCAAGATTATGTTGAATTTATTTCAACAAGAACAAAAGTAGAAAATTTGTTACCTTTTGATGAAAGTGGAATCGCTGCCATTGTTGAGTTTGGAAGCCGTATCGTTGATGATCAAGATAAATTAACAACACGCTTTAGTTTAATAAAAGACATTACAATTGAAGCCGATTTCATGGCAAAAGAATCTAAAAGTAAAAAGGTAACAAGATCCGATGTTGAGAAAGCAGTAGAAGAACGTTACTCAAGATCCTCTGCAATTGAAGATCACATCATCGAAATGTTAGAACGTAAAGATATTATTATTTCAACTACATCAAGAAGAGTTGGTGAAATAAATGGCCTTGCTGTTTACTCTTTAGGAGACTTATCTTTTGGTGTTCCAACAAGAATTACTTGCCGTACATATAAAGGCAAACCTGGAATTTTAAATATTGAAAGAGATGCCTCTTTATCAGGAAAGTTGCATAATAAAGGTGTTAGTATATTAACAAGTTGGATTAATGCAAATTTCGCTAAAAAATCTCCCGCAAATATTGCTGCTACAATTTGTTTTGAACAAAATTACAATGGCGTTGATGGCGATTCAGCTACACTTGCAGAACTCTGTCTTATTTTATCTACCATCGCAAATATTCCAATCGATCAAGGAATAGGTGTAACTGGATCTGTAAATCAGTTTGGAGAAGTGCAACCCATTGGTGGTGTAAATGAAAAAGTAGAAGGCTTCTTTAAAACATGTAAGTTACATGGATTAACCGGCAGACATGGCTGTATTATTCCTGTACAAAATATTAAACATTTAATGTTAAATAGAGAAGTTCGTGAAGCCATTGAAAAAGAACAATTTCATATTTGGCCCGTTTCAAAAGTAGAAGAAGCATTCGAACTTTTAACAGGATTCCATGCAGGCCATTGGGATGAAAAGAAATCACGCTTTGAAGAAGGCAGTGCATTTGATAAAATATATAAAATGCTTCATCAAAAAAGCGAAGAAAAAAAAGCCAAAGAGAAAAGTGTAACAAAAAAGAAGCCCGTTAAAAAAACTAAAGTAGCAAGTAAAAAACCTGTGCGTAAGAAAACTGCAAAATGA
- a CDS encoding IucA/IucC family protein — MFEQIAKLAILSRLFQSLIREKIIKKESISFLSKDKIEIQISPRLKLTAFIRSFLSFERFDLIKNLYLENSGIVSEISHPNDLLDLIKEQWIQENENSGNSFDQFQIEIQNSVSNMILAQMSFEMNKSLFENDKKEYGIKNSIDWVLKQKEKNDKFSSLSFYEQSVLNGHPVHPGAKTRMGMNLEDLIQYSPEWRKLVSLKLVAIDKKNSKITMEKNGNICDILFIDYPGLEEKFKLEMKNIGLNYELYDLIPVHPWQLKKIIPHIFQDQLRDKKIIPINSFQINARSLISFRSFATEPYENNNSCHIKTSINLLTTSDVRTISPRATQSGPLISNILNSIQNNLKEFKDGKFKIQSEIAGIYYNENSDRYSKLEKAKLGQNLSCILRDNPEKFIKNMDICMPAAALLEKSPLSNKIILNEIIDIYKREKYFHSEIDCVISFFKKYIELSIPPLLTLMCKYGISLEAHMQNSMVSFRNGEPILLIVRDFSDIRIFEERLLKHNYFLNLDIQNSMIFCKNISVLHKNIFYSFFQSHIGEIIVTLNREFGIEEMLLWKIVRNKCSDTFNELKKEPDFKEQIEADEYELFKENIQLKALTKMRLIGELCEYYFVDIKNPLNISE; from the coding sequence ATGTTTGAACAGATAGCAAAATTAGCAATTTTAAGTCGCTTATTTCAATCTTTAATTAGAGAAAAAATTATTAAAAAAGAAAGTATTTCTTTTTTAAGTAAAGATAAAATTGAGATTCAAATTTCTCCGAGATTAAAATTAACAGCTTTTATCAGGTCTTTTTTGTCTTTTGAACGTTTTGATTTGATAAAAAATCTATATTTAGAGAATTCAGGTATTGTTTCAGAAATTTCACACCCTAATGATCTATTGGATTTAATTAAAGAGCAATGGATTCAAGAAAATGAAAATTCAGGAAATAGTTTTGATCAATTTCAAATTGAAATACAAAATAGTGTATCAAATATGATATTAGCTCAAATGTCATTTGAAATGAATAAGTCATTATTTGAAAACGATAAAAAAGAATATGGAATTAAAAATTCAATAGATTGGGTATTAAAACAAAAAGAAAAAAATGATAAATTTAGTTCTCTTTCCTTTTATGAACAAAGTGTTTTAAATGGACATCCTGTTCATCCTGGAGCAAAAACAAGAATGGGAATGAATCTTGAGGATCTCATTCAATATTCACCTGAATGGCGAAAATTAGTTTCATTAAAATTAGTAGCTATAGATAAAAAGAATTCCAAAATAACAATGGAAAAAAATGGAAATATATGCGATATTTTATTTATAGATTATCCTGGATTAGAAGAAAAATTTAAATTAGAAATGAAGAATATTGGTCTTAATTATGAATTATACGATTTAATCCCAGTGCATCCTTGGCAATTAAAAAAAATAATTCCTCATATATTTCAAGATCAATTAAGGGACAAAAAAATTATACCTATAAATTCATTTCAAATAAATGCCCGCTCATTGATTTCGTTTAGATCATTTGCAACTGAACCGTATGAAAATAATAATTCTTGTCATATCAAAACTTCTATTAATTTATTGACAACAAGTGATGTTAGAACCATTTCTCCAAGAGCGACTCAAAGTGGCCCATTGATTTCTAATATTTTAAATTCAATTCAAAATAATTTAAAAGAATTTAAAGATGGAAAATTTAAAATACAATCTGAAATTGCAGGAATTTATTATAATGAAAATTCAGATAGATATTCAAAATTAGAAAAAGCTAAATTAGGTCAAAATTTAAGTTGTATTTTAAGAGATAATCCTGAAAAATTTATAAAAAATATGGATATTTGTATGCCTGCAGCGGCGCTATTAGAAAAGTCGCCATTAAGTAATAAAATAATATTAAATGAAATAATTGATATTTATAAAAGAGAAAAATATTTTCATTCAGAAATCGATTGTGTGATATCATTCTTTAAAAAATATATTGAATTATCTATCCCACCATTATTAACACTTATGTGTAAATACGGAATAAGTTTAGAAGCACATATGCAAAACAGTATGGTTTCATTTCGAAATGGTGAACCAATTTTGTTAATTGTAAGAGATTTTTCTGATATTCGTATTTTTGAAGAAAGATTGTTAAAACATAATTACTTTTTAAATTTAGATATTCAAAACTCTATGATATTTTGCAAAAATATTTCTGTATTGCATAAAAATATATTTTATTCTTTTTTTCAATCCCACATTGGTGAAATTATAGTCACTTTAAATCGTGAGTTTGGCATTGAAGAAATGCTATTATGGAAAATTGTAAGAAATAAATGTTCTGATACTTTTAATGAATTAAAAAAAGAACCAGATTTTAAAGAGCAAATAGAAGCTGATGAATACGAACTATTTAAAGAGAATATTCAATTAAAAGCATTGACAAAAATGAGGTTAATAGGAGAATTATGTGAATATTATTTTGTTGATATTAAAAACCCATTAAATATTTCTGAATAA
- a CDS encoding alpha/beta fold hydrolase has product MIQSTIDGFEVYEFHSQNKNSNEQALFFAHANGIPAQTYKSLFEKMSNELNCSIYTYDIRGFGKTNITLDPVIQKKTTWAWEILTEDHCNLFHKIQQKKPKETKWILSGHSLGAWISLLSSNTLTFHKLVLLDPPILKPNIIILWSILNIMNKRHLSPMSKKVNRRKVQFASIETAFQELKKSKLMKNWPDEIIKDYIEGSFKELKLNNEVILRHTPKWEGYIFEEYPFAAWYGFLKIKKQIRNNIEPIFFVGENSDTCNPKSKKWIKLFFPNLKWHLISKGSHMFPFEMQEETIKLFKNI; this is encoded by the coding sequence ATGATACAAAGTACGATTGACGGTTTTGAAGTTTATGAATTCCACTCCCAAAATAAAAATTCAAACGAACAAGCCTTATTTTTTGCTCATGCGAATGGGATTCCCGCACAAACATATAAAAGTCTATTTGAAAAAATGTCAAATGAATTAAATTGCTCTATTTATACCTATGATATAAGAGGATTTGGCAAAACTAATATAACTTTAGATCCTGTAATACAAAAAAAGACAACTTGGGCATGGGAAATATTAACTGAAGATCATTGTAATTTATTTCATAAAATTCAACAAAAAAAACCAAAAGAAACAAAATGGATTTTAAGTGGGCACAGTCTAGGAGCTTGGATTTCTCTACTTTCTTCAAATACTCTAACTTTCCATAAATTAGTTTTATTAGATCCACCCATATTAAAACCAAATATAATCATTCTTTGGTCTATTTTAAATATTATGAATAAAAGACATTTAAGCCCAATGAGTAAAAAAGTAAATCGTCGTAAAGTCCAATTTGCTTCTATTGAAACTGCTTTTCAAGAACTTAAAAAAAGCAAATTAATGAAAAATTGGCCAGATGAAATTATCAAAGATTATATAGAAGGAAGCTTTAAAGAGCTTAAATTAAATAATGAAGTTATTTTAAGGCATACTCCTAAATGGGAGGGTTATATTTTTGAAGAATATCCATTTGCAGCATGGTATGGTTTTCTCAAAATAAAAAAACAAATCCGAAATAATATAGAACCTATATTTTTTGTTGGCGAGAATAGCGATACATGTAACCCAAAATCAAAAAAATGGATTAAATTATTTTTCCCTAATCTAAAATGGCATTTAATTTCAAAAGGAAGCCATATGTTCCCTTTTGAAATGCAAGAAGAAACCATAAAATTATTTAAAAATATTTAA
- a CDS encoding ABC transporter ATP-binding protein: MNEEINSEKLNLSYKKINVIYDLNIVIKKNKITALIGSNGSGKSTILKALARIIKPSKGDVYLNGKSIYQYTSKEVAKLLSILPQSPEAPLDFSVLQLVHLGRFPNQNFMGSLNKHDYEKIEWALHSTDMFNLKDRKLSELSGGQKQRAWISMALAQGGDYLFLDEPTTFLDMKHQIEVLNVLKKLNENEKKTIVMVLHDINQAAKYAHHIIAIKKGKIYFEGSIPEIMNAQRIESIFGVKGIIINEDKMNTPLFFPEEVSNV, encoded by the coding sequence ATGAATGAAGAAATAAACAGCGAAAAATTAAATCTATCTTATAAAAAAATAAATGTAATATATGATTTAAATATTGTGATTAAAAAAAATAAAATTACAGCGTTGATTGGAAGTAATGGCTCAGGAAAATCTACTATTTTAAAAGCACTTGCACGTATTATAAAACCCTCAAAAGGAGATGTTTATTTAAATGGGAAATCAATATATCAATATACAAGTAAAGAAGTAGCAAAATTATTATCTATATTACCACAGTCTCCCGAAGCTCCTTTAGATTTTAGTGTTTTACAATTGGTTCATTTAGGAAGATTTCCAAATCAAAATTTTATGGGCTCATTAAATAAACATGACTATGAAAAAATAGAATGGGCACTTCATTCTACAGATATGTTTAATTTAAAAGATAGAAAACTATCGGAATTGAGCGGAGGTCAAAAACAACGAGCATGGATTTCAATGGCTTTAGCTCAAGGTGGCGATTATTTATTTTTAGATGAGCCAACAACATTTTTAGATATGAAGCATCAAATTGAAGTATTAAATGTTTTAAAAAAACTAAATGAAAACGAGAAAAAGACTATTGTTATGGTTCTTCATGATATCAATCAAGCAGCAAAATATGCTCATCATATAATAGCAATAAAAAAAGGTAAAATTTACTTTGAAGGCAGTATTCCAGAAATAATGAATGCACAAAGAATTGAATCTATTTTTGGTGTAAAAGGCATAATAATAAACGAAGATAAAATGAATACACCATTATTTTTTCCAGAAGAGGTTTCAAATGTTTGA
- a CDS encoding FecCD family ABC transporter permease yields the protein MNSIFKQYKSNKKVYINILFLFLLLILIFILGNILGDVKVHLDFTFPHIFYNLKNNIIIYEYRLPRTLVAICVGVNFALAGCILQSITRNSLAAPNIIGINSGASFFSVLSLFVFTQSPFFILPVAAFFGAIFSCFLVYIISFKNGINPIRLILTGIAIDILFQAGTSFILIQNSLEVGSAFMWLSGSLWGKTWGDFYFIFPCTIVGFLVTFLFSYKLKAFHLNEDIIIGIGININRNRFILLFISAFLSASAVSIVGPIGFIGLIVPHLVKILVGYNYKIIIIYSSLIGAILVVFSDMIGRTIFAPFEIPAGIIASLIGSPYFIYLLLKSRF from the coding sequence ATGAATTCAATTTTTAAACAATATAAATCCAATAAAAAAGTATATATAAATATATTATTTTTGTTTTTACTTTTAATACTGATTTTCATTTTAGGAAATATTTTAGGTGATGTTAAAGTTCATCTAGATTTTACTTTTCCTCATATTTTTTATAATTTAAAAAATAATATTATTATATATGAATACAGGCTTCCAAGAACCTTAGTAGCAATTTGTGTAGGTGTTAACTTCGCATTAGCCGGTTGTATTTTACAATCAATTACTAGAAATTCTTTAGCAGCACCAAATATCATTGGGATTAATTCAGGGGCAAGCTTTTTTTCTGTTCTCTCTTTATTTGTATTTACACAATCCCCATTTTTTATTTTACCTGTAGCCGCATTTTTCGGTGCTATTTTTTCTTGCTTTCTTGTTTATATTATTTCTTTTAAAAATGGAATAAACCCAATTCGATTAATTCTAACAGGAATTGCAATTGATATTTTATTTCAAGCAGGAACTTCTTTTATATTAATTCAAAATTCTCTCGAAGTAGGATCTGCTTTTATGTGGTTATCGGGAAGTCTTTGGGGAAAAACATGGGGAGATTTTTATTTTATTTTTCCATGTACCATAGTAGGCTTTTTAGTTACATTTCTTTTTTCTTATAAATTAAAAGCATTTCATTTGAATGAAGATATAATCATAGGAATAGGAATAAATATAAACAGAAATAGATTTATTTTATTATTTATCTCTGCATTTTTATCTGCAAGTGCTGTCTCTATTGTAGGTCCCATAGGATTTATTGGTTTGATTGTTCCTCATTTAGTAAAAATATTAGTTGGATATAATTATAAAATAATTATTATATATTCAAGTTTAATTGGTGCTATTTTAGTTGTTTTTTCTGATATGATAGGAAGAACTATTTTTGCCCCTTTTGAAATACCAGCTGGTATTATTGCTAGTTTGATTGGATCCCCATATTTTATATATCTGCTTCTAAAATCGAGGTTTTAA
- a CDS encoding cryptochrome/photolyase family protein — protein MNFKTSIMWFRRDLRFFDNVALSKASFFSEKIIPVFIFDEIILKKLKNKRDRRVQFIFDSIKEMKQELNNNGKGMIVIYGDPVVEIPKMALKYNAQCIFTNEDYEEYAIQRDKLVENNLKQHQIEFKSFKDQVIFDKNDILKSNKQPYVVFTPYKNEWLKNVNESYFKLNSFDMNKMMPIESIKDDLFNFEMQKIGFQNTDLLVKPGRKAALNCLNQFSSKINLYAQERDFFAKNGTSFLSMHLRFGTISIREAFQFANHYHSEGAKIWKNELIWREFYKMILFHFPHVEKGAFKKECDNIKWENKEEYFEKWKKGLTGFPIIDAAMRYFNETGWMHNRLRMIVASFLTKDLLIDYKKGEEYFAENLLDFDLSSNNGGWQWSASTGCDAQPYFRVFNPEAQSIKFDPSGAFIKQHCPELIACDSKQIHSPYQYQNNLFVNLKNYPKPIVEHDKQRLKAIALFKK, from the coding sequence ATGAATTTTAAAACATCAATTATGTGGTTTCGTCGTGATTTAAGATTTTTCGATAATGTTGCTTTATCTAAAGCATCTTTTTTCTCTGAAAAAATTATACCTGTTTTTATTTTTGACGAAATTATTTTAAAAAAATTAAAAAATAAAAGAGATAGACGTGTTCAATTTATTTTTGATTCTATTAAAGAAATGAAGCAAGAATTAAATAATAATGGAAAAGGAATGATTGTTATTTATGGTGATCCTGTTGTTGAAATTCCAAAAATGGCATTAAAATATAATGCACAATGTATTTTTACGAATGAAGATTATGAAGAATACGCAATTCAGAGAGATAAATTAGTAGAAAATAATTTAAAACAGCACCAAATTGAATTTAAATCTTTTAAAGATCAAGTCATTTTTGATAAAAATGATATTTTAAAATCTAACAAACAGCCTTATGTTGTTTTTACTCCTTATAAAAATGAATGGTTAAAAAATGTCAATGAGTCTTACTTTAAATTGAATTCGTTTGATATGAATAAAATGATGCCAATAGAATCTATCAAAGATGATCTATTCAATTTTGAAATGCAAAAAATAGGTTTTCAAAATACAGATCTTTTGGTCAAACCTGGACGAAAAGCTGCTTTAAATTGTTTAAATCAATTTTCCTCTAAAATAAATTTGTACGCTCAAGAAAGAGATTTTTTTGCGAAAAATGGAACTTCCTTTTTATCCATGCATCTTCGATTTGGAACTATTTCCATTCGCGAAGCTTTTCAATTTGCAAATCACTATCACTCTGAAGGGGCAAAAATATGGAAAAATGAACTTATCTGGCGTGAATTTTATAAAATGATTTTATTCCATTTTCCTCACGTAGAAAAAGGCGCATTTAAAAAAGAATGTGACAATATTAAATGGGAAAATAAGGAAGAGTATTTTGAAAAATGGAAAAAAGGATTAACCGGATTTCCAATAATTGATGCTGCTATGCGCTATTTTAATGAAACAGGTTGGATGCACAATCGTTTAAGAATGATCGTCGCTTCTTTTTTAACAAAAGATCTTTTAATTGATTATAAAAAAGGGGAAGAATATTTTGCTGAAAATCTTCTTGATTTTGATTTATCGTCGAATAATGGCGGCTGGCAATGGAGTGCATCAACGGGTTGTGATGCGCAGCCTTACTTTCGCGTTTTTAACCCAGAAGCACAGTCAATAAAATTTGATCCTTCGGGCGCATTTATAAAACAGCATTGTCCTGAATTAATTGCATGTGATTCAAAACAAATACATTCTCCCTATCAATATCAAAATAATTTATTTGTTAATTTAAAAAATTATCCAAAACCAATTGTTGAACATGATAAGCAAAGATTAAAAGCAATTGCTTTGTTTAAAAAATGA
- a CDS encoding FtsB family cell division protein, translating to MNTQNMQPTVFSKRFQTLARWVVVIVLWLIIGSIAIGKAGISNFMELLNEKDVLNQTIMELQIQNQTLEEKIVKLKTSPEKQARYLKENFGYIEQDEYIFQFNNKSTFSFGSNNKKMDNAIISAESSQ from the coding sequence ATGAACACTCAAAATATGCAACCCACAGTTTTTTCCAAAAGATTTCAAACTTTGGCTAGATGGGTCGTTGTGATTGTTCTATGGCTTATCATTGGCTCAATTGCTATTGGAAAAGCAGGAATTTCAAACTTTATGGAATTGCTGAATGAAAAAGATGTATTAAATCAAACAATCATGGAACTTCAAATTCAAAACCAAACTTTAGAAGAAAAAATTGTTAAATTAAAAACCTCCCCAGAAAAACAAGCACGTTATTTAAAAGAAAATTTTGGATATATTGAACAAGATGAATATATTTTTCAGTTTAATAATAAATCTACTTTTTCCTTTGGTTCAAATAACAAAAAAATGGACAACGCTATTATTTCTGCTGAAAGTTCGCAATAA
- a CDS encoding amino acid--tRNA ligase-related protein — translation MNYKSKNQLVLQNLFELRKVHSVTERLSSGRVFFIENQMGLCDATGAIWPIGMSEYLNQSSLNQGDLITFRCKILKLNENSESKYDDCYFIKVTEILQKTNSLEEWNNAVIPSPIPSKDFILKQQRENDKTQISYFYHSPTSTRLKLIKQRNRSLERVHSFFKNRGFLCIETPTLVPSGGMEVYLNPFSTNYTDHRGQKWELQLPTSPEFALKKIMTEGTDKIFQLSRAYRNIGEVSKQHEPEFIMLEWYRANANLRTLIEDTQNLVLVLSEFLGTHLDIPKQWPVFRVDKLFKDILSIDLEQVQNRDLFYEKAKSHSHSIVESDDWDSLFYKLFMEKIEPFLTQQKACFVTHFPIQMGALAAQETSLNSNNEIILKPYVERMEAYINGIEICNGYFELNDAHVLKERFQKTKAIRSELKSDLQFENAMKFGLPPCSGNALGIDRVISLLLGLEQISNLYPIPFLSQFPKESVAWE, via the coding sequence ATGAATTATAAAAGCAAGAATCAATTGGTTTTACAAAATTTATTCGAACTTCGAAAAGTCCATTCGGTTACAGAAAGACTTTCGTCTGGACGTGTTTTTTTTATTGAAAATCAAATGGGTCTTTGTGATGCTACAGGTGCCATTTGGCCTATTGGAATGAGCGAATATTTAAACCAATCCTCCCTTAATCAAGGAGATTTAATTACATTTAGATGTAAAATATTAAAACTAAATGAAAATTCTGAATCCAAATACGACGATTGTTACTTTATTAAAGTGACTGAAATATTACAAAAAACAAATTCTTTAGAGGAATGGAATAATGCAGTCATTCCAAGCCCTATTCCTTCTAAAGATTTTATTTTAAAACAACAAAGAGAGAATGATAAAACTCAAATTTCTTATTTTTATCATTCTCCTACTTCAACAAGATTAAAACTGATTAAACAAAGAAATCGCTCATTAGAAAGAGTGCATTCTTTTTTTAAAAATAGAGGTTTTTTGTGTATTGAAACCCCAACACTGGTTCCTAGTGGTGGGATGGAAGTTTATTTAAATCCTTTTTCTACGAATTATACCGATCACCGTGGTCAAAAATGGGAGTTACAACTTCCTACAAGTCCTGAGTTTGCTCTAAAAAAAATCATGACAGAAGGAACAGACAAAATATTCCAGCTTTCTCGCGCTTACCGAAATATTGGTGAAGTTTCTAAACAACATGAACCCGAATTTATTATGTTGGAATGGTATCGGGCCAATGCAAATTTAAGAACTCTCATTGAAGATACTCAAAATTTAGTTTTAGTTTTATCCGAATTTTTAGGAACTCATTTAGACATTCCAAAGCAGTGGCCTGTTTTTCGAGTGGATAAATTATTCAAAGATATTTTATCCATTGATCTTGAGCAAGTTCAAAACAGAGATTTATTTTATGAAAAGGCAAAATCTCATAGCCACTCCATTGTAGAAAGTGACGACTGGGATAGTTTGTTTTATAAGTTATTTATGGAAAAAATAGAGCCATTTTTAACTCAACAAAAAGCTTGTTTCGTTACCCATTTTCCTATCCAAATGGGGGCATTAGCTGCTCAAGAAACCTCATTAAATTCCAATAATGAAATAATACTTAAGCCTTATGTAGAACGCATGGAAGCTTATATTAACGGAATTGAAATTTGTAATGGGTATTTTGAATTAAATGATGCTCATGTATTAAAGGAAAGGTTTCAAAAAACAAAAGCGATACGAAGTGAATTAAAGTCTGATCTTCAATTTGAAAATGCAATGAAGTTTGGCCTCCCCCCATGTTCTGGAAATGCCCTTGGTATTGATAGAGTCATTTCTTTATTATTAGGTTTAGAGCAAATATCAAATCTTTATCCTATTCCTTTTCTTAGCCAATTTCCAAAAGAAAGTGTGGCATGGGAGTAA